The genomic window GCCCGATTATAAAAGGAAACTGTATCAGCAGTGGAAGACATCCTCCCATAGGGTTTACCTTATTTTCCTGATATAATTTCATTATTTCCCTGTTGAGTTTTTCCTTATCATTCTTGTATTTTTCCTGCAGCTTTTTTTGAAGCGGTGCTATCTCCTGCATTTTTTTCATGGAATGAAACTGCTGAAAGCTGAAAGGAAGCAACACTATTTTTATCAATACCGTGATTCCTATAATTGCCAGGCCATAGCTTTTAGTATATGCGAATATAAAATCCAGAAGCTGCTTCATTATATTTACAAGATAATCCATTTATTTTGCTCCCCCTTGTATTCTTTATTTTTACATCATTTACAGTTTTTATACCGGGTCGTAACCTCCAGGGTTGAATGGATGGCATCTTAGAATTCTCTTTATTGATTTTATGCCTCCCTTTATAACTCCGTATTTTTCAATGGATTCTATGGCATACCTGGAACATGTGGGATAAAATCTGCAAGTCCTGGGCTTGAGCGGTGATATGAATTTTCTATAAAATACTATCATCCCTATGATTGCTGACTTAATCATCCCATACTCGACCTCTTCTTAGAAGATTTTTTATCTCTTTTTTCATCTGCCCGTATTCAATATTTGCCGTTTCGGGTTTTACTGAAATTACCACATCATAGCCCTTTTTAATATTTCCTATGCTCTCCCTGAATATTTCTTTTATCCTTCTTTTAAGCCTGTTCCTTACCACACTTTTGCCGACTTTTTTTGAAATAGATACACCAAGCCTTGTGCGCTCCAGGTTATTTTTTTTCACGTACATATTAAAATAAGCGCATGACCAGCGCTTTCCCGCCCTGTACACATTAATAAATTCGAAATTTTTTGTTAATCTGAAACATCTATTCAATAAACATTTCCTCCATTGCGGGAGTGCAAAGGCCGTTTAACCAATAGTTTAACGGCCTTTTCTTTTTATGCTGTAAGTCTTTTTCTCCCTTTTTGTCTTCTTCTTCTGATGACATTTCTACCGTTTTT from Biomaibacter acetigenes includes these protein-coding regions:
- the rnpA gene encoding ribonuclease P protein component, which codes for MNRCFRLTKNFEFINVYRAGKRWSCAYFNMYVKKNNLERTRLGVSISKKVGKSVVRNRLKRRIKEIFRESIGNIKKGYDVVISVKPETANIEYGQMKKEIKNLLRRGRVWDD
- the yidD gene encoding membrane protein insertion efficiency factor YidD, with the translated sequence MIKSAIIGMIVFYRKFISPLKPRTCRFYPTCSRYAIESIEKYGVIKGGIKSIKRILRCHPFNPGGYDPV